The Lycorma delicatula isolate Av1 chromosome 2, ASM4794821v1, whole genome shotgun sequence DNA window CACggatgacttccttttcaatattattatagtaGATGAAACTTGAGTGCATCATTACAAcctagaataaaaacaaaagaacatgTAACATCACCATTGTACTTCATCactatcaaaaaattcaaaacaccaccctctgtaaaaaaaatactgttgacAGTGTTCTGGATTTCTAAACGTGTATGTGACTGACTATCTTAAGCTGGGTCGATTATAAATTCGGTGCAATACAAAGAGATTTTAAAATACCTTAAGAGATGTGTGTATTGTGTTAAGACTATGTACAGAATCAAAAATTTTGCCATGTGGTAATGCTTGATCACACACGTGGGTGCAATCACTGAGATTCTTGTGAAGTTGAAACCTATTTCACACCATCCATACCCACCAGATTTGGTGCCCTgaaattttcacttctttttcaattaaagagGGATATTGAAGGTTTATTTTACCATGGATGTTAAACTGAAGGACACAATGAGGTCATGGATCAAGAAAAGACTGCCAGCGTTCTTCATTGATGGAATAAGAAAACTGGCTCACCATtgaaagaaatttacttttatgacaTATTTGTTACAAAGGTTATCtcttcatttgtgagttatgagCATTTCAGCCACTGCTCATATGAAGTCAAATGTCGTTACTTTATATTTccttttgtaaaaacaattaaaaatgtaagtttatcTTAAGTAATAGTTTAATaacctaaattatatttttaaagtgctCTTTCAAAATGGTTTTATAGGTTGTAAGAATTTAGTTTCTGAATGTCTTCCCACTTTCAATTTTGCAAAACTTCACTGATTttcaaaagtgaaataaatataattcagtcaaTTCTAAAGAAGATTGCATGTTCAATTGTAatggttattaaatttattggagATGACGCAAACTTCCCAGTTTAGTATTTATACTTGAATTTGTTTCACTTTCTCAACATGATTAAGTCAGTGTCATTCAATGTGTGATTATGTGTTAAGAATCCTAATTCAAGTacatcagtaaatttaattttggttttaaaagtgTTACTGTCTGAATAAAACTCCTTCAAACGAAAAATAACTCCTCTACTGATCTTGTCATACAATTACATTTATACTTTTATCATTCAACAatagtttagttttaataatgcATGGTATTTCGGGTTATTTTAATACatcaataataaaacttatatattaaaaatttgtatacaaatacTTTTTAAGGCTGACATCATCTGATTGGAAATCTctgaaaatttttgaaactactcttaatttttttattttttactactaaacttttttcagtatttttaatttaatttcttgtgtAGTTTAATTTCCATGAAATCACCCTTGTACGGTGCTCGCAGAAAAAGTAGCCAAATGTTTTTTGTAGCAGTGGAAAATAGATTTCTTTTGTACTGTATCAATCAGTAGATGAGGCAACACACAAGGATGTTTTTCATcccctatgaaaaaaaaaaattttaagaactgGAATCAGTGTACTGCTATTCTACTTTTGTGTGACAgcgcaaatttttaaaaaactaagttcacttataaagattattatttatttcagttggtGAAGCAAGATAAGGTTTTATTTAACGCAGCTGATCGTAATGGTGATggtatattgaataaaaaagaattcgttTTGTTTACTCATCCTGAAGAACATCCTGAGATGTTACcacacattttgaaaaatactcTTGATGATAAGGACACTGATAAAAATGGTGTTATCGACTTCCAAGAATATCTTGGGGATAGAGGTtcgtataatttactttaattactcTCCATTATAATTACTAAACTCTCTTACACTTTGTAAATGTTActattacttttgttaatttatatttatgagtaaAGTACtcataaatctttaataattgtttttttttatttgattatccaTATAGTAGTTCAAAttcaacaaaatcattttaagtgttagaaaaatttggaattatattcattccaattaatttttactttcctgtctagtaCTGTACCtgcagaagggaaagtattgtaatcagctCATTTGgggatatgcggttttcactggatcttgatgttttgacacctaagaaaaccaaaaaaccagatggaaattttctgaatgatcatatgtacgtgtgtgtgtttggtgtctcACGCCTTATATCTCTATCACCTTATACCACACCttaattactggaccgattttgaccaaacttggtcagattacttctgcatatggagcattgatgacattaaattttcaacttgtcaagggggtgaggctgtagagcaaggtcatcctcagtatctcaatatttctcttaattagggcctttaggcacatttgttaacaattaaaaaataatatttgcaacaaattttcaaaatcacaCACTCACCCCAAAACATTCTCTAAACCAGTGTCGaagtgggtatactgtgtcaaactaaaattataaatattttaatttaagttgtgtttgtaagccatgcatcagaaaaaaaccgctTGACAGGAAACTCCTACAACTATgttaacttcttttaatttaaactaaatatgcTAGATAAAATTTCAGATTCTTTTACAATCCatagaatatttataacacaTATAAAAccactgtaaaatttaattaaaattcatttgcaGGGAATGTATAATAGGAATCTTTTATCTGGGAGTCTTTCATCATCATTTCTAATTGTAAATGTATTCAGTAATTAACATCAtctcataattaataatttataataaagtttttattttattttattccagcaAAATCTCATGACAAAGAATGGCTTGTTactgaaaaggaaaaatttgatgaagaattTGACAAGGATGGTGATGGTGTCTTAAATGCAGCAGAAATCTTATCATGGGTAGTTCCTAGTAATGAGtaagttttttttcagtttgtttaagTGATCTCTCCCTTTGTTATATATACGAGGcatgttttttaaagtaagtaccattTTGAAATTCCACCATTGCTATGCTGCAATCAGTGCTGATCGAGAATCCCATcgactgtgaaatatgtggtGCGATTCATTTTCTTAGTGCTAAAGGCGTGAAAGTGGCTGAAATTCATCATCAGATCAGTGAAGTTtatggagaaaacattatgaCGATGGAATGGTATGAAAATGGGTCAGAGCTTTTAAAGATGGCCACcaaaatgttcatgatgaggaatgGAATGGACAAccttctgtcattactgaagatttggtgcagaaagttgATGAAAAAGTGAGAGTTAAGAATTCTTTGCTACCTGAAGAGTTTCCTCTagtttcaagaagtgttgtctGTGAATTTTCAAACGcttaagttattgaaaattatgacCTTGTTACAGTGGTTATTAAGTCAGGCGGCAGACTTCTATGACGACggtgttcaaaagctggttgcacAATACAAGTCccttaatattggtggcaattatgtagaaaagtagattaaagtacaggcgctttcacataaaaataaaattgttaagaatagtgtacgtgttttttttttttatttcaaaacggtacttactttaaaaacatgcctagTAAGTTTCATATTTGATAGTTAAATTGGtatctttcattaatttaataagcgATATTGATATACCAGTTGTAAATGTActtcattgtttttaaggttttatattttgagttaatgcttataaaaaaaatcagttagtaaactaaaattacagataatatgttgaaaaaataaggCATCAACCTTGTATCCAAAAGTTATTCTTGAATACAACTAACATTTTAATCCTTACTGTTGTTTCCTACTTCAAACTTTGCAGAATCaatcttttattctatttacatTAAAGCTTCCAATTTCAGATTAAATGAAGTAGTACTTCACTTGAAATAATTAGAATAACCATATAAATTTGTCATAAGTGTGAGCTACATACCTGTTTAAGTTCATTCTTTTGCAAAGGAagcagtaatattaataaatatctcatTGTAGGCTTTTAACAAGTACACCTAATGTCACCTTGTTTCCTAGTTGTATTAAATTAAGTAGTTATGATGCATAATAATGATATCTTATTGCAATGCACTCACTTACATTGACTGAGACATTGAGACATATTGTTCAATTAGTTTTTTTCAGTTACCCATTATGAGCTAGGGAATCCAGTATGTATCTGTGACTTACTGAAAACCCATGTGTTCTCACTACTTTAATAGACGAATGGACAGTATACCTTCATTCAGCGTCTAAATTACATTCTATTACTCCAGTTTGTATCACAACTAACTGGTTGTTCAAGTTGTGGTTACTGTTTtgagttttaaatttatgaatatgaaatgaaaatcagTAACCAGGTTAATGGTTGTTTTCAGTACTATGAAAAGATATCACTTATGATTTATgctaaatttaactatttaattccAGTGAAATTGCAGTAGAGGAAGTAAaccatttattttcttctacggATGATGATCAAGACAATATACTTTCATTTGAAGAGATACTGAATAATCATGAAATATTTGTCGGTAGTGAAGCAACAGACTATGGtgaacatctgcacaatattcatatatttcaagatgaattataaaataagtattatcgAACTGTGATGTTAAACTGAACttattcaatgatttttaataatagtaaaaatactattattttatttatttttatttttttctgaggaaagtgtaattgttttatttattgttttatgttttataaacagtAGAAGTTATTTACAATCAGATAAAAATAGATGTTGTTCAATAATAAATGATTCTGATATGACAGTTAGGATTTACATTTGGACATAGTGGTGCAAACTGAAATTTAATGATTGTTAAATTAAGTATCCGCCAGAAACTTGCCttcttttatataatgtttgTTCAATAATTTGGTAACACTATAATCTGTTTTAAGTTCATTTAacatataggataattaaaaggtaatattaagttttacatataatgtcataataatattagtaattttctaaatgtttaaagtgtaaattaagaaagtgttttgtttaatattattcttcagtttcattgtaaaagaaaaaaaacaatacacaaatgttttttcattcagaagaagtttttataaattgcttaTACTGATTGATGTATCCACTCATCAATGATAAATGTCTGAACAATGCTGCTACAAAATGATAGatcatttattattgaataatttcttaatatcttACTTTGCCCAATAAGGTATCACATTGAAAACCATACTCCTAAAATGTATTCTCTAGCAGACCactggttttaagaaaaaaacttttctattgaAATGAAAGACTAAGGATATCAAAAGCTTTACCTTATTTTAGAacattatattgttaaataacagaattataagaacaatattttctattaaaaaaaaaccccattattaattattattcaagatgtaaattttaatacattcacTCCCTGATCTGGAGTAATCAAATTCTAGATTATTCAGTTTGAATCAttaatcttaaaaagtaaaaaactgcaGAAAGCAACTTTTAACATACATTTAAACACAGAAAAACACATACCAGCTACCATATGAGAACTTTAGTTGGCTCATTCATCAGTGTGTTTACAAAAGACCATTTTACCCCATGAATCTTTTTTCCTCCATGGACTGAAATTAACTACTGAATGATTTCGGTTTAAAACTAAACATCATTCTTTCTCCAGTATTTGAATTCTGAGAACAGTTTGTAGAAGTCAGGTTGGGTGAATGTTGGGATCTACAACCTTGACCgccttttaactataattttcaagCTTTTATCTTGTATAAAACAAATAGTTGTATGAAATGCTATAccacaaaaatattcattaacaattTCAACCTTCAATTAGATTATTTATCATGCAATTTAGAAAGTGCTAAATTtgattattactatatttatttttatacttagttAAATTAATGGATGccgtgaaaaaaatttatatttatttttctttcagtattCTATAACAGTGaaatgataacataaaattttgttgaactgTGTAAAGCTATAACTGTGAAGCTATTAAATGCAATTCTGTAAAATTCCagctttaaaaaaagatgtttcttTCTAGTCATTTTTTACTTATACTGAAATACCAAACGGTTCAATTACACAGTTGTATCACAAAATGTCAAGTTTAATAAATTCCCTTTagtaaacaacatatttttttaagagatttgttttagatatttactattatttagaGTTACTAACTACATTTTATGAATGTTACAGTATACAGTTCTATTACTAATATAACAATCTCCCAATCAAAAGTACAGTTTATGTTTATCGTTCAGCAGTTAAGAGTAGGTGAATCTTTTTAATCTTTGTGTTTTTGAatctgtttttgtaaattaaaaaaaagaggattttGTATTTGACAAAGagtttagaatataatttttttttaaaaaacatgttttctttCAGATGTAAGATAGTAAGCAGTTtactaattatcaaataaattttaactgttaaaaattatgaataattcaaaaacaGATTGTCCTATTTTTAATACTATGTTTACAGTGTTATCTGAAAGTATTACGTTTGAATTGTATATTCAATTTTGTATTCCActtttttgcacatttttcaagtaaaaactttttaaatacagcattttattgttttagtcaAAGAGTcgttatttttacaataacagtATATAAGGTAGATTTATTTATACTGCTCTGGTTGTTCAGTTATATTAGCTGAGTGATAGAAACCTTTTAACTGATTTACTATCATTAAGCTTTCATAAACACagttgataaacaaaaataaatcattaatgatCAAAACAAATCTTACTGCCAACAATTTAGCTTCCTATCTTATATTATGTTATCTTGTAAACAGTTCTAATGAACacaatttgctaaaaaaatacaaaataaaaatcatcattattgTATACTTaaacatttcaatattattactttattttaatgacttaaaaattATAGTGCTTGAATAGAATTCATTCCACTTaatcatttttctctttctttagcaatatagatgaattttattaatgtgtttacaagaacaaaaattcaaataattttacaaacataaataaaagttttctaataagttgaaatagtatttaaatttcatttcatttccttATTAAATCAGCATTTCTACAAAAGAGtaaatacactttttattatgaaagatcaACAAGAAGAAGAAAATCATTATGATTTTTACTGGCAGGATTGTCTGGTCTGATAGTTACTGATAGAATCTTcacaaattctaaataatataatatttttaaatgtttcttttgttcAAACATGTACTCAGTATCGCTCACTAAAAATAGACAAGAATATAATACTGTgttcatgaaaattaaactttttttttttaatattataaaatcatttttcaaaatgaatgtcttaatttataagttgttttttcaTGCTTTTTACAGAAAcagttttgaagtattttttcaaagaattttttcagtattttgttcTATATGTTTTATTGCctcatagtattattttttaatgtgtttatttattaaatggccttcagtattattttatttatttttaaaagtacttcaaATAAATGATGGTTCAATGTGGAGAAAAtggcttccatttttttttttaatatatgcttTATTTTTCTGATGCTATACGTGATTTCTCAGTACCAAAAATTATCATgcaatcaaatttgtttaaatcaggcAAAGTTTGCATTTCATAAGCAGTTATTGGTTTGTCTCTTGGACAATGACTTTTCTTTCCAGTCACAGATCTGTATCCAGATTTcaagtattttgtaaaattttttttacattttcttaaaaattatacagtttctATATTatcaattagaaaattttttttagaataatgtgTACATAGTTTCTTgaaagaagtaaataattgttacagAAGGTGACCCAACACCTATCATGGCAAAGTCAAatatacaaatcttttttttataaaataaattatgtaacattaaaacaagaaaataatttatgtatatgacCTTTGATTTTCACAaccattttaaagtttaaaataaaatactttagttAAATGCTTTGTTCTGTTGAATCTTTTTTGTATATggaaatgtaatatgaaaatttaatttcttgataatataataagttagtcagttttttacttatttatttttagtatcacTCTAGAAGTAGGCAAATTCAGAAGAAGTGTGCACTTTCTTCTAGGTCGAGATATACTAtcaaacagtataaataaattaacatttacaatcAGATAATTTCATTTAGTCAATAAAGAACACCTGTTATCTGTTATAAGTAGCCTAACCAATATTGCCATTgctttaacaattaaatgaattaagTTGATcaagttcattttataaaatagattgatttattgtcttaatacagaaataaaaaatatacttaaatatgaACAAAACGTGCACTCTTAtctctttactttattttcattgtacatatactttactataaaatattgtaGTATAGCTTGTCTTCCAAAagctttaaattttagttttagctGTGTATTACTCATACTATGAATTTAATTACCAATGTATTTTTATATGGAAtgtcaatatttttgtttttgataaattttatatgtattgtcttttgttaatgatttattctaacaaaatgttgtgtttatttactttaatgaaattttatacacacaaaattcttttatacgcacaaaattctaataatttaaactttatttattatatatattatccgTTTAAAAATATGTCTGTAATATAGAAAACTTAATGGAAAAGAAATGTAGATTTTAAACCTCTCTGTTTGTAACTAGCATTATActgcataatttaataaaattaaccatttaatcatataattattacaacttCAACTTCAACTTAAAAACTAACGCACACCCATATCAGCATGAGACTACTACTAGCTAACAGAAATAAGgatgtaaattatttaacgtttttagGGGATGTTGTGGTAAAACTGGGAGTTCTTTTTTGTGTTACTCTCTGATAGCATTTCCAATTAATTATGGGCTATGTcagaatgtttactttattttttgtgttatagttactaatttatcttcttttttttattattgtaaattattgataaagCAACAAAACACTGCTGCTACCTGGTTTAGGTTTCTTATGATATATTTACCATTTAAATTGGtgataactatatttaaaaaaaattacttatcaagttttaaaattaactcagtatcacttttaaattgtgtacAAATACACTGtgatataatcattttaaatttttgtttatgtaattttaaaccaTATAATGAACAGCATGTTATATCTTTGCAGCATTATTCCTGTTTAATTACAAATgccaatatttctaattttagtaatgttataGTGTTCCAGTGTAAAATCATATAATTGAGAA harbors:
- the LOC142320629 gene encoding reticulocalbin-2 isoform X1 gives rise to the protein MKGLIVIAFICHLAFEVTPASPAHIHKHHINKEREEDGSYSPRDHNHITDGEHNKEFDHEAILGSMKEAEEFDHLPPEEAKKRLKILLLKMDLNKDNQIDRNELHAWILRSFSMLSEEESNERFEDADENEDGRVTWEEYKTDSFGDDFNEMNIEDSEEETLVKQDKVLFNAADRNGDGILNKKEFVLFTHPEEHPEMLPHILKNTLDDKDTDKNGVIDFQEYLGDRAKSHDKEWLVTEKEKFDEEFDKDGDGVLNAAEILSWVVPSNDEIAVEEVNHLFSSTDDDQDNILSFEEILNNHEIFVGSEATDYGEHLHNIHIFQDEL